In Kazachstania africana CBS 2517 chromosome 4, complete genome, the following are encoded in one genomic region:
- the MEF1 gene encoding Mef1p (similar to Saccharomyces cerevisiae MEF1 (YLR069C); ancestral locus Anc_8.18), giving the protein MVLPKAILRQTLNAAFVSKARRAASILFYYKPVGFTRNIHRTASNKLEYDEEKHILDELRSKMSAEDRETSRKLRNIGISAHIDSGKTTFTERVLYYTGRIKAIHEVRGRDSVGAKMDSMDLEREKGITIQSAATYCSWLKNNENHHFNLIDTPGHIDFTIEVERALRVLDGAVLVVCAVSGVQSQTVTVDNQMRRYNVPRITFINKMDRMGADPFRAIAQLNAKLKVPAATLQVPIGSESNFKGVIDIINKVALYNRGVNGETIDTDTIPYELKALVEEKRQVLIETLADVDDEMAEIFLEEKEPSVDEIKGAIRRATIARKFTPVLLGSALANTGIQHVLDAIIDYLPDPSEVLNTAFDVSKEESKVNLVSSSHEPFVGLAFKLEEGKYGQLTYIRVYQGSLKKGSFIKNIQTGKKVKVSRLVRMHSEEMEDVEEVGAGEICATFGIDCASGNTFTDGSIEYSMSSMYVPDSVVSLSIKPKSKDLANFSKALNRFQKEDPTFRARYDEESKETIISGMGELHLEIYIERMKREYNVECETGKPQVSYRESITIPADFDYTHKKQSGGAGQFGRVAGTLSPVASKVNEFETAIVSGAIPEKFLAACKKGFDEACEKGPIIGHRVLGVKMLINDGAIHSVDSNELSFKIATKTAYRNAFLKAQPVILEPIMKVSVTAPNEFQGNIISLLNKLQAVIQDTENNHDDFTLEAECPLASMFGFVTSLRAATQGKGEFSLEFSHYAPTLPNVQRELIADFNKRQENK; this is encoded by the coding sequence ATGGTACTTCCAAAGGCGATATTGCGCCAGACATTAAATGCAGCTTTCGTTTCCAAAGCCAGGAGAGCTGCTTCGAtccttttttattataaacCAGTCGGATTTACGAGAAATATACACAGGACTGCATCGAACAAGCTTGAGTAcgatgaagaaaaacatATTTTAGATGAGCTGAGAAGCAAGATGTCCGCAGAAGATAGAGAAACGTCAAGAAAACTCAGAAATATAGGTATATCAGCGCATATCGACTCAGGTAAAACCACATTCACCGAACGTGTTCTATACTATACAGGTAGAATTAAAGCTATACACGAGGTCAGAGGCCGTGATAGTGTTGGTGCGAAAATGGACTCAATGGATCTGGAGAGAGAAAAGGGTATTACAATCCAATCAGCAGCAACGTATTGTTCGTGGTTGAAAAATAACGAAAACCATCACttcaatttgattgatACACCTGGGCATATAGACTTTACGATAGAGGTTGAACGTGCATTGCGAGTCTTGGATGGTGCTGTACTTGTTGTATGCGCCGTTTCTGGTGTGCAATCACAAACTGTCACAGTAGATAATCAAATGCGTCGGTATAATGTTCCTAGAATTAcattcatcaataaaatgGACAGAATGGGGGCCGATCCCTTCCGTGCCATTGCACAACTAAATGCTAAATTGAAGGTACCTGCTGCTACACTACAGGTTCCTATTGGCAGTGAATCAAACTTTAAAGGTGTAATCGATATCATTAATAAAGTGGCTTTATATAACAGAGGAGTCAATGGTGAAACAATTGACACAGACACTATTCCTTACGAACTAAAAGCTTTAgtagaagaaaagagacAGGTGCTTATTGAAACCTTAGCTGATGTTGACGATGAAATGGCAGAGATTTTCCTGGAGGAAAAAGAACCATCAGTGGACGAAATTAAAGGTGCAATTCGCAGGGCTACGATAGCTAGAAAATTTACACCAGTTTTATTAGGATCTGCACTTGCTAATACAGGTATTCAACATGTATTAGATGCTATCATTGATTATTTACCTGATCCTTCTGAAGTTCTTAATACTGCCTTTGATGTAAGCAAGGAAGAAAGCAAGGTTAATCTAGTATCATCAAGTCACGAACCATTTGTTGGCTTGGCATTTAAATTAGAGGAAGGAAAATATGGTCAATTGACATATATTCGCGTTTATCAAGGAAGTTTGAAGAAGGGttcatttattaaaaatattcaaacgGGTAAAAAAGTCAAGGTTTCTAGGCTAGTCAGAATGCATTCCgaagaaatggaagatGTTGAGGAAGTTGGAGCTGGGGAAATATGCGCAACATTTGGAATTGATTGTGCTTCTGGAAACACTTTCACCGATGGCTCAATCGAATATTCTATGTCTTCAATGTACGTTCCAGATTCTGTGGTATCGCTTTCGATTAAACCGAAAAGTAAAGACCTAGCAAACTTCTCAAAGGCTTTAAACCGTTTCCAAAAAGAAGATCCTACTTTTAGGGCCAGGTATGATGAGGAATCTAAGGAAACAATTATTTCTGGTATGGGTGAATTacatttggaaatttatATCGAAAGAATGAAAAGAGAGTATAATGTCGAGTGCGAGACGGGAAAACCCCAAGTTTCATATAGGGAGTCTATTACGATACCAGCCGATTTTGACTACACGCACAAGAAGCAGTCTGGTGGTGCTGGTCAATTTGGTAGAGTTGCTGGAACTCTATCACCTGTTGCTTCAAAagttaatgaatttgaaactGCGATTGTCAGTGGTGCAATCCCTGAAAAGTTTCTTGCTGCCTGTAAGAAAGGTTTTGATGAGGCATGTGAGAAAGGACCTATTATTGGCCACAGGGTACTTGGTGTCAAAATGTTGATAAACGATGGTGCCATCCACTCAGTAGATTCGAATGaactttctttcaaaatagCCACAAAAACAGCCTATCGTAATGCATTCTTGAAGGCACAACCCGTTATTCTGGAGCCAATAATGAAAGTCTCAGTCACTGCACCAAACGAGTTCCAGGGAAATATTATCAGTCTTTTGAATAAGCTGCAAGCTGTGATTCAAGATACAGAAAACAATCATGATGATTTTACCTTGGAAGCTGAATGCCCCTTGGCATCAATGTTTGGTTTCGTTACATCTTTAAGAGCAGCCACACAAGGTAAAGGTGAGTTCTCCCTGGAGTTCAGTCACTATGCACCAACTTTACCCAACGTGCAGAGAGAGCTAATTGCTGATTTTAACAAAAGGCAAGAAAAcaagtaa